A genomic stretch from Neodiprion fabricii isolate iyNeoFabr1 chromosome 3, iyNeoFabr1.1, whole genome shotgun sequence includes:
- the LOC124177885 gene encoding jmjC domain-containing histone demethylation protein 1-like, whose protein sequence is MSTMADESTSVPRRRQLRERTKKLYTDDWTLGDEDIEGRRTFQLDEKIDCERYDLSNFNGLFREMTGSELTLSYLQKHGLGIPLLFKEKSGLGLRVPSPNFSINDVRTCVGSKRILDVMDVNTQKNEDMTMKEWQRYYEEPNKDRLLNVISLEFSHTRLENYVQSPTVVRQVDWVDVVWPRHLKEAQVEATNLLEDMMYPKVQKYCLMSVKGCYTDFHVDFGGTSVWYHILRGGKIFWLIPPTEKNLASYEQWVLSGKQSDVFFGDMVDRCGRISLTAGMTLFIPTGWIHAVYTPQDSLVFGGNFLHSFGIDKQLKVAQVEEHTKVPQKFRYPFFTEMLWYVLERYVHMLLNRSHLDIQDANQQSPVTKLHEHIHLTPFELHGLKAIVMYLHSLPSTKKNVPELIRDPVALIHDVRCLVEQHRHDNPDAAVTGYPVLPPPPAMTIADRERLRTTKKSYTKLQRQQSQDKSDGLKEIKPGVPRRRRTRCKKCEACTRSDCGECAYCQDMVKFGGTGRAKQTCLMRQCLRPMLPVTAACKVCQLDGWKQQPAPLMGKPTPSTPSTLMECTVCYDIVHPDCLTDSGQGGTASEDLPNSWECPQCCESGRHLDYRPRHFKARARKISVSSGASSAPTTDSERATTPSKRSRPDPNEAWNDREPAEGEQRTALRTQLAMQLTGSTSKSLKRPHVVVRPSQLPPLSKPGPDFNGHTLAYDKTVMLAIFRFLSLKDLANCALVCRTWARYSVDPSLRKRMDVSHAHLTAAHLTGIARRQPENLNLNWTNVTKRQLAWLLDRLPQLRVLSLQGCTWSGICALKTCTCPPLVSLDLGHVSGLNDSSLREVLSPPADSRPGLIDKTSRLKHLKSLSLAGCDITDIALRYIVQHLPYIEILDLSSCGRVSDAGVAQLTTTPAQTLSNLVSLNLSNCRLLTEASLDHLGRCKALKRLDLRHTTHVSTQAVIKFAAKSVHNLHVTDVKLVEEKVIK, encoded by the exons ATGTCGACAATGGCCGATGAATCTACTTCCGTGCCGAGAAGGCGTCAATtg CGCGAGAGGACCAAAAAGTTATACACAGATGATTGGACACTGGGAGATGAAGATATCGAGGGACGGAGAACCTTTCAGCTTGATGAAAAGATTGACTGCGAGCGATATGACTTGAGTAATTTTAATGGATTATTTCGTGAGATGACGGGATCTGAATTAACCCTGAGCTACCTGCAAAAGCATGGTCTTGGGATACCATTattattcaaagaaaaaagcgGACTAGGCTTGCGTGTGCCAAGTCCAAATTTCTCCATAAACGATGTCAGAACCTGCGTAG GTTCCAAGAGAATCTTGGATGTAATGGACGTAAATACTCAAAAAAATGAAGACATGACTATGAAGGAGTGGCAGAGGTACTATGAGGAGCCGAACAAAGATCGCTTGCTGAATGTAATATCGCTGGAATTTAGTCATACAAGGCTAGAAAATTATGTGCAATCTCCTACAGTAGTTCGTCAAGTGGACTGGGTGGACGTTGTTTGGCCGAGACATTTGAAAGAGGCTCAGGTCGAGGCAACAAACCTGTTAGAAGATATGATGTACCCAAAAGTACAGAAGTATTGTCTAATGTCAGTGAAAGGCTGCTACACAGATTTCCATGTCGACTTTGGAGGTACCAGCGTATGGTACCACATACTGCGAGGTGGTAAAATATTCTGGCTTATACCTCCAACAGAGAAGAACTTAGCCTCTTATGAGCAGTGGGTACTGAGTGGGAAACAATCTGATGTATTTTTTGGCGATATGGTAGACAGATGTGGAAGAATCAGTTTGACCGCAGGAATGACCTTATTCATTCCAACAGGATGGATTCACGCAGTTTACACACCTCAAGATTCTCTCGTTTTTGGGGGTAACTTTTTACACAGCTTCGGCATCGATAAACAATTGAAAGTTGCTCAAGTCGAAGAACATACGAAAGTTCCACAGAAGTTTCGGTACCCGTTCTTCACAGAGATGCTCTG GTATGTGTTGGAACGATATGTTCACATGCTATTGAACAGAAGCCACCTAGATATACAGGATGCAAATCAACAATCCCCGGTTACAAAACTACATGAACATATACACTTGACTCCATTCGAATTGCATGGATTAAAAGCAATTGTAATGTACCTGCACTCTCTTCCATCTACAAAGAAAAACGTTCCTGAACTAATTCGGGATCCAGTAGCACTTATTCACGATGTTAGGTGCCTTGTTGAACAACACAGACATGATAATCCTGATGCAGCTGTGACAGGATACCCAGTGCTGCCACCCCCTCCAGCTATGACAATCGCGGACAGA GAACGTCTACGAACAAccaaaaaaagttatacaaagttgCAACGGCAGCAATCCCAAGACAAGTCTGATGGCCTAAAGGAGATCAAGCCAGGTGTTCCTCGGAGGAGGCGTACtaggtgtaaaaaatgtgaagCATGTACTAGGTCCGATTGTGGGGAGTGCGCTTACTGCCAAGACATGGTTAAGTTTGGTGGTACAGGAAGGGCTAAGCAAACATGTCTTATGAGGCAGTGTTTAAGACCAATGCTCCCTGTTACAGCTGCTTGTAAGGTCTGTCAGCTAGATGGATGGAAACAGCAACCAGCGCCACTTATGG GAAAACCGACGCCGTCGACGCCATCAACGTTAATGGAGTGTACAGTTTGCTATGATATTGTGCATCCGGACTGTCTGACAGACTCTGGTCAAGGAGGCACAGCTAGCGAAGATCTTCCAAACAGTTGGGAATGTCCACAGTGTTGTGAAAGCGGTCGACACTTGGACTACAGACCTCGGCATTTCAAGGCGCGTGCTCGCAAGATCTCTGTTTCAAGTGGAGCCTCATCGGCACCTACGACTGACTCTGAGCGAGCAACTACCCCAAGCAAACGATCTCGGCCAGACCCAAACGAG GCCTGGAATGATCGGGAACCGGCTGAAGGTGAGCAACGCACAGCGTTGCGCACTCAGTTAGCTATGCAGTTGACTGGATCAACTAGTAAGTCGTTAAAACGGCCTCACGTTGTGGTAAGGCCGTCGCAACTGCCCCCACTATCCAAACCTGGACCAGATTTCAACGGGCACACTTTAGCTTACGACAAAACAGTAATGCTGGCTATATTTAGGTTTCTAAGCTTGAAAGATTTAGCAAATTGTGCTTTAGTCTGTCGTACATGGGCCAGGTACAGTGTAGATCCTAGTTTACGAAAAAGAATGGACGTATCTCATGCTCACTTGACCGCAGCCCACTTAACAGGCATTGCTCGAAGGCAGCCAGAAAACTTGAACTTAAATTGGACGAACGTCACTAAGAGGCAGTTGGCTTGGCTCCTAGACAGATTGCCTCAGCTTAGAGTTTTATCACTACAAGGTTGTACTTGGTCGGGCATATGCGCCCTTAAGACTTGTACGTGCCCTCCGTTAGTTAGTCTTGACCTAGGTCACGTCTCAGGCTTAAATGATTCTAGTTTGAGAGAAGTCTTAAGTCCTCCGGCTGACTCAAGACCTGGTTTAATAGACAAAACGTCACGTTTAAAGCACTTGAAAAGTCTTTCATTGGCTGGTTGCGATATAACTGACATAGCTCTTAGATATATCGTGCAACATTTACCGTATATTGAAATTCTGGATCTATCGTCTTGTGGACGAGTTTCAGACGCCGGAGTTGCCCAGCTGACTACTACTCCAGCACAAACCCTGTCCAATTTAGTTTCtctaaatttatcaaactgtAGACTACTAACAGAAGCCAGTCTTGACCACCTTGGGAGGTGTAAAGCGCTTAAACGGTTAGACCTACGACACACCACACACGTTTCTACGCAAGCTGTCATAAAGTTTGCTGCAAAAAGTGTACACAACTTACATGTGACTGATGTTAAGCtagttgaagaaaaagtaattaaGTAA